GCGAACATATCAGGCAAAACATGTTCACCCCATGTTCGCGGAGCTTACACCACAAGCGGCTTTTCAAGGTCAGGCGTTTTTTTTGTTCCAAGATGTTCCACTCGCCGCCGCCAATTTGATCCAAGATAATAAAACCGCAAGCTGTCCTGTTCAGGGTTATATAATTCTTCCAATCTTTGCTTAAGAATGGCCCACTGGGTCGGATCAACGTTACATTCAAAAACCGAATTCTGGACTCTCTGGCCATAATCCAGGCAGGCTTTTGCGGCCTTGCGCAGACGGTTCCGGCCGCGCCGGTCTATTGTGCTGACGTCATAACTGACCAATACCATCATTAATCTCACCCCGTTAGAAACAGGAAGCGTTTTAGTCTATTTTTTAAAAATCTCTTACCCATTCCCGTCTTCAAATATTGCTCACGCGCATAAGCATCACTTTTATCCAGGCAGGCCTCTAACGGGGCTCATCGCCATATAAACGGCGGATAAGCGTCCATGTCGCCGCGCAGATGCCGGGCCAGCAATAACGCCTGAATGTGAAGAAGAAGGCCGAAGGGAACGGTTTCCTCCAGAAACGGATGCAGAATATCTTCCTGCTTGCGTTTCTGATAGGACACCAGAACCGTTTTGCGTGTTTCGTCATTCATCAGCACGGCGCCTGATTCCGTTTTTTGAAATCCTTTTGCGTCAATCTGGCGCAGGTTAATCAGGGAAAGCACCAGACGATCCGCCAGGCAAGACCGGAATTCTTCCATCAAATCCAGGGCAAGCGACGGCCGTCCCGGCCGCAAAGCATGCAGGAAGCCCATCTGCGGATCCAGCCCCACGCCTTCCAACGCCGAAACCGCATCGTGAACCAACAGGGTGTAAACAAACGACAACAACGCATTGACTGCATCCAGAGGAGGGCGCCGGGAACGACATTGGAAACTGAAATAATCCTTTTGAGCGGTTATCATGTTGTTGAACACTGAAAAATATTCATTGGCGGCATTTCCTTCAAGCCCGCGCAATATTTCCATATTTTCCTCGCGTTCGGCTTCATTGGTCAGGCGGCCGAGCCGGCGCACAACCGGTTCCAGAGTTTCCTTATCCTGTTTTTCGCCGTGGTCGCGCAAAACCCGCTGGAGAACGGTCCGGCAATTCATCATTTTTCCGATCACCATGTTTCTGGCGATTTGCACGGCATGACCGGGATTTTCCGCGCGGCGATACTGCTCGCGCCGCAGGAGAACATTACCGGACACCGGCCCATGAACCCGGGCAAGGAACTGTCCGCGCTCGCTGAGATAAGTCAAGGCCACGCCCCTTTCGCCGCACAACCCCATCAACGGCTGACTGCATGCCACCTGGCCGAAGCAGACAATTCCGCTCAAAGCGTGAATTGGCAGGCGCAGGCGGGTTTCTTTTTCCACGTTCACCAGCACCGACTCGCCCTCGTGGCATAAATAGGCGCCCTGGGTGGTAACATAAAGCGTATTGAGCAGTTTTTTCATACCACGGCTTCCCTGATCATGCGCGTCAGCCAGACAGACGCATTATTTTGTTGCAGAAGTTTTGGCCGGCATTGCTCATAAAGCGAACATGAATCGCATTTTTTTTCATACACTGCCGGGGGCGTGGCTCCGCTGGCAAGCAATTGGCGCAGACGGCGCGCGGCTTTTTCTGTCTGGCTCCGCAAATCGTCGTCAAAAACCACATCCAGCCGGTGGCGCGTTTTGCCGTAGAACAACGCGCCGGAAGCTATGCGCACGTTCAACATCTCTTCCAGACATAATGCCTGGCCGCAAAGCTGAACTTTATCCATCAAATCTTTTTTCGGCCGGCCGTGTTTGTCTTCCACCGGAAAAGGCCGCCAGCGCCCGGAAATATTTGCCAAAGCGACGCCTTCTCCGGGCGAATCAATCCGGTGAAACTCAACCAG
Above is a window of Kiritimatiellia bacterium DNA encoding:
- the cas4 gene encoding CRISPR-associated protein Cas4, with translation MYSEDNLLPLSALQHLLFCERQCALIHIEQQWDENVLTVEGKGMHKRSDQSQTESRGNIRLARGVWLKCLRLGLTGRADLVEFHRIDSPGEGVALANISGRWRPFPVEDKHGRPKKDLMDKVQLCGQALCLEEMLNVRIASGALFYGKTRHRLDVVFDDDLRSQTEKAARRLRQLLASGATPPAVYEKKCDSCSLYEQCRPKLLQQNNASVWLTRMIREAVV
- the cas2 gene encoding CRISPR-associated endonuclease Cas2, whose protein sequence is MMVLVSYDVSTIDRRGRNRLRKAAKACLDYGQRVQNSVFECNVDPTQWAILKQRLEELYNPEQDSLRFYYLGSNWRRRVEHLGTKKTPDLEKPLVV
- the cas1c gene encoding type I-C CRISPR-associated endonuclease Cas1c translates to MKKLLNTLYVTTQGAYLCHEGESVLVNVEKETRLRLPIHALSGIVCFGQVACSQPLMGLCGERGVALTYLSERGQFLARVHGPVSGNVLLRREQYRRAENPGHAVQIARNMVIGKMMNCRTVLQRVLRDHGEKQDKETLEPVVRRLGRLTNEAEREENMEILRGLEGNAANEYFSVFNNMITAQKDYFSFQCRSRRPPLDAVNALLSFVYTLLVHDAVSALEGVGLDPQMGFLHALRPGRPSLALDLMEEFRSCLADRLVLSLINLRQIDAKGFQKTESGAVLMNDETRKTVLVSYQKRKQEDILHPFLEETVPFGLLLHIQALLLARHLRGDMDAYPPFIWR